The proteins below come from a single Kryptolebias marmoratus isolate JLee-2015 linkage group LG12, ASM164957v2, whole genome shotgun sequence genomic window:
- the e4f1 gene encoding transcription factor E4F1 isoform X2 — MNVENNHTAEPEKDGSETITIQTTLGDEDDVHKCGRCQLEFSTLEAFIQHKLQHSCRRVEARNAGQDADLNTSAANGSYSSEVKTAGSASPDKPERSTDDESSGLLGRGRRKKIASVKVVAQSDQSVGVASDGAESGRPAYKVNQEGRYICHLCEKTFKTTNILRTHMKTHSDQKNFSCELCSTSFRTKGSLIRHNRRHTDERPYRCTLCGQSFRESGALTRHLKALTPCTEKIRFVQYKEILVRKDGVQKGVGSDRAAGAQQQEVVVVEEQPEEQDMVAQTAVVSVVDAASQEVLRQVHFTVEVDGTTQEQQVVVEQSQAEALAAAAAAAGDNLICQAIINSGIALGTEETVVEEAEEEEEDSQTTEQMDKVVSDHPDADQNVIEIQVKEELAELEEESGDDRASSKLYTCPYCNRSFKGLNYFRFHVKGHLGYKPFKCTLCQKEFLTGYLLKKHMEVHVSERRYKCGECGKLYKTIGHVREHMRAHSDERPYHCSRCNKGYKTKNALQVHLRTHFDEKPYVCEFCFRGFREKGSLVRHLRHHTGEKPFKCSKCGRGFAEHGTLNRHMRAKGGCQKESSSEQQDAVTEEQASVDGLTTAAVVSEDPHAVLVEFSSVVADTQEYIIKTQTEEEMQEEVTLIQDGQNEVGNQIMKVVQQIVSQSHGTGSHQIIVRNVAADEEGTSISDCGDTITIATPESLTEQVAMTLASAISDGTLLATAGTVEEAEGTVTMVTTEEAMEEEYVITSPEEVEIQTVIV; from the exons ATGAATGTGGAAAATAATCATACGGCAGAACCAGAGAAGGACGGTAGCGAGACCATCACCATCCAGACAACACTGGGAGACGAAG atgatGTGCACAAGTGCGGACGCTGTCAGTTGGAGTTCTCCACCCTCGAGGCTTTCATCCAGCACAAACTGCAACACAGCTGCAGGCGTGTGGAGGCACGAAATGCCGGACAAGATGCCGACCTCAAT acCTCTGCAGCCAATGGAAGTTATTCCTCGGAGGTGAAAACAGCCGGAAGTGCTTCCCCAGATAAACCTGAGAGGAGCACAGATG ATGAAAGCAGTGGTCTGTTGGGACGAGGCCGCAGGAAGAAAATCGCCTCGGTTAAAGTCGTGGCGCAGTCCGATCAAAGCGTAGGGGTCGCCTCCGATGGCGCTGAGAGTGGCAGGCCGGCGTACAAAGTCAATCAGGAGGGACGCTACATTTGCCACCTCTGTGAAAAGACGTTTAAAACT ACCAACATCTTGAGGACTCACATGAAGACTCACAGCGACCAGAAGAACTTCTCCTGTGAACTTTGTTCGACCTCGTTTCGCACCAAAGGCTCCCTGATACGCCACAACCGCCGGCACACCG ATGAGCGTCCGTATCGATGCACCCTGTGTGGCCAGTCCTTCAGAGAATCTGGAGCTCTCACCAGACACCTGAAAGCTCTGACTCCCTGCACCGAGAAGATTCGTTTTGTCCAGTACAAAGAAATATTGGTCAGGAAGGATGGCGTGCAAAAAG GCGTCGGTTCAGATCGAGCCGCAGGAGCCCAGCAGCAGGAGGTGGTGGTTGTGGAGGAGCAGCCTGAGGAGCAGGACATGGTGGCTCAGACCGCCGTCGTTAGCGTGGTCGATGCTGCTTCCCAGGAGGTCCTGCGTCAGGTTCACTTCACGGTGGAGGTGGACGGAACAACGCAGGAGCAACAG GTGGTGGTCGAGCAGTCTCAGGCGGAGGCTcttgccgccgccgccgccgccgcaggTGACAATCTCATCTGTCAGGCCATCATCAACTCTGGCATTGCTCTAGGGACGGAGGAGACAGTGGTGGAGGaagcggaggaggaggaagaggactcGCAGACGACTGAGCAGATGGATAAAGTCGTTTCTGACCATCCTGACGCCGATCAGAACGTCATTGAGATCCAAGTTAAAGAAGAGCTggcagagctggaggag GAGTCAGGTGATGATCGGGCCTCCTCAAAGTTGTACACGTGTCCGTACTGTAACCGGTCGTTTAAGGGCTTGAATTATTTCCGTTTTCatgtcaaaggtcatttag GTTATAAGCCCTTTAAGTGCACGCTGTGTCAAAAGGAGTTTCTAACTGGTTACCTGCTGAAGAAACACATGGAAGTCCACGTCAGCGAGAGGCGGTACAAGTGTGGCGAGTGCGGCAAGCTGTATAAAACCATCGGACACGTGCGTGAACACATGAGAGCCCACTCCGATGAAAGACCGTACCACTGTAGCAGATGCAACAAAGGTTACAAAACCAAG AATGCCTTACAAGTTCACCTGCGGACTCATTTCGATGAAAAACCTTATGTGTGCGAGTTCTGCTTCAGAGGCTTCCGAGAGAAAGGCTCTCTGGTGCGACACTTGCGCCATCACACTGGAGAGAAGCCCTTTAAGTGCTCAAAGTGCGGACGAGGCTTCGCCGAGCACGGGACTCTCAACCGACACATGCGAGCTAAAG gAGGCTGCCAGAAAGAAAGTTCCAGTGAGCAACAAGATGCTGTAACGGAGGAGCAGGCCTCAGTGGACGGTCTCACCACAGCTGCTGTCGTCTCAGAGGATCCTCACGCCGTGTTGGTCGAGTTCTCCTCAGTGGTGGCAGACACACAGGAGTATATTATCAAG ActcaaacagaggaggaaatgCAGGAGGAAGTTACGCTCATTCAAGATGGACAAAATGAG GTGGGAAACCAGATCATGAAAGTGGTGCAGCAAATCGTCAGCCAGTCCCACGGCACGGGCAGCCACCAGATCATTGTGCGAAACGTGGCGGCGGACGAGGAGGGGACATCCATCTCCGACTGCGGCGACACCATCACCATCGCGACGCCGGAGAGCCTAACGGAGCAGGTGGCCATGACGCTCGCCTCGGCCATCAGCGACGGCACGCTGCTGGCCACGGCAGGTACCGTGGAGGAGGCAGAGGGGACCGTTACCATGGTTACCACAGAGGAAGCGATGGAGGAGGAATATGTCATCACATCCCCAGAGGAGGTGGAGATTCAGACTGTAATTGTATGA
- the e4f1 gene encoding transcription factor E4F1 isoform X1 produces the protein MNVENNHTAEPEKDGSETITIQTTLGDEDDVHKCGRCQLEFSTLEAFIQHKLQHSCRRVEARNAGQDADLNTSAANGSYSSEVKTAGSASPDKPERSTDDESSGLLGRGRRKKIASVKVVAQSDQSVGVASDGAESGRPAYKVNQEGRYICHLCEKTFKTTNILRTHMKTHSDQKNFSCELCSTSFRTKGSLIRHNRRHTDERPYRCTLCGQSFRESGALTRHLKALTPCTEKIRFVQYKEILVRKDGVQKVCAEYSGVGSDRAAGAQQQEVVVVEEQPEEQDMVAQTAVVSVVDAASQEVLRQVHFTVEVDGTTQEQQVVVEQSQAEALAAAAAAAGDNLICQAIINSGIALGTEETVVEEAEEEEEDSQTTEQMDKVVSDHPDADQNVIEIQVKEELAELEEESGDDRASSKLYTCPYCNRSFKGLNYFRFHVKGHLGYKPFKCTLCQKEFLTGYLLKKHMEVHVSERRYKCGECGKLYKTIGHVREHMRAHSDERPYHCSRCNKGYKTKNALQVHLRTHFDEKPYVCEFCFRGFREKGSLVRHLRHHTGEKPFKCSKCGRGFAEHGTLNRHMRAKGGCQKESSSEQQDAVTEEQASVDGLTTAAVVSEDPHAVLVEFSSVVADTQEYIIKTQTEEEMQEEVTLIQDGQNEVGNQIMKVVQQIVSQSHGTGSHQIIVRNVAADEEGTSISDCGDTITIATPESLTEQVAMTLASAISDGTLLATAGTVEEAEGTVTMVTTEEAMEEEYVITSPEEVEIQTVIV, from the exons ATGAATGTGGAAAATAATCATACGGCAGAACCAGAGAAGGACGGTAGCGAGACCATCACCATCCAGACAACACTGGGAGACGAAG atgatGTGCACAAGTGCGGACGCTGTCAGTTGGAGTTCTCCACCCTCGAGGCTTTCATCCAGCACAAACTGCAACACAGCTGCAGGCGTGTGGAGGCACGAAATGCCGGACAAGATGCCGACCTCAAT acCTCTGCAGCCAATGGAAGTTATTCCTCGGAGGTGAAAACAGCCGGAAGTGCTTCCCCAGATAAACCTGAGAGGAGCACAGATG ATGAAAGCAGTGGTCTGTTGGGACGAGGCCGCAGGAAGAAAATCGCCTCGGTTAAAGTCGTGGCGCAGTCCGATCAAAGCGTAGGGGTCGCCTCCGATGGCGCTGAGAGTGGCAGGCCGGCGTACAAAGTCAATCAGGAGGGACGCTACATTTGCCACCTCTGTGAAAAGACGTTTAAAACT ACCAACATCTTGAGGACTCACATGAAGACTCACAGCGACCAGAAGAACTTCTCCTGTGAACTTTGTTCGACCTCGTTTCGCACCAAAGGCTCCCTGATACGCCACAACCGCCGGCACACCG ATGAGCGTCCGTATCGATGCACCCTGTGTGGCCAGTCCTTCAGAGAATCTGGAGCTCTCACCAGACACCTGAAAGCTCTGACTCCCTGCACCGAGAAGATTCGTTTTGTCCAGTACAAAGAAATATTGGTCAGGAAGGATGGCGTGCAAAAAG TCTGTGCCGAATATTCAGGCGTCGGTTCAGATCGAGCCGCAGGAGCCCAGCAGCAGGAGGTGGTGGTTGTGGAGGAGCAGCCTGAGGAGCAGGACATGGTGGCTCAGACCGCCGTCGTTAGCGTGGTCGATGCTGCTTCCCAGGAGGTCCTGCGTCAGGTTCACTTCACGGTGGAGGTGGACGGAACAACGCAGGAGCAACAG GTGGTGGTCGAGCAGTCTCAGGCGGAGGCTcttgccgccgccgccgccgccgcaggTGACAATCTCATCTGTCAGGCCATCATCAACTCTGGCATTGCTCTAGGGACGGAGGAGACAGTGGTGGAGGaagcggaggaggaggaagaggactcGCAGACGACTGAGCAGATGGATAAAGTCGTTTCTGACCATCCTGACGCCGATCAGAACGTCATTGAGATCCAAGTTAAAGAAGAGCTggcagagctggaggag GAGTCAGGTGATGATCGGGCCTCCTCAAAGTTGTACACGTGTCCGTACTGTAACCGGTCGTTTAAGGGCTTGAATTATTTCCGTTTTCatgtcaaaggtcatttag GTTATAAGCCCTTTAAGTGCACGCTGTGTCAAAAGGAGTTTCTAACTGGTTACCTGCTGAAGAAACACATGGAAGTCCACGTCAGCGAGAGGCGGTACAAGTGTGGCGAGTGCGGCAAGCTGTATAAAACCATCGGACACGTGCGTGAACACATGAGAGCCCACTCCGATGAAAGACCGTACCACTGTAGCAGATGCAACAAAGGTTACAAAACCAAG AATGCCTTACAAGTTCACCTGCGGACTCATTTCGATGAAAAACCTTATGTGTGCGAGTTCTGCTTCAGAGGCTTCCGAGAGAAAGGCTCTCTGGTGCGACACTTGCGCCATCACACTGGAGAGAAGCCCTTTAAGTGCTCAAAGTGCGGACGAGGCTTCGCCGAGCACGGGACTCTCAACCGACACATGCGAGCTAAAG gAGGCTGCCAGAAAGAAAGTTCCAGTGAGCAACAAGATGCTGTAACGGAGGAGCAGGCCTCAGTGGACGGTCTCACCACAGCTGCTGTCGTCTCAGAGGATCCTCACGCCGTGTTGGTCGAGTTCTCCTCAGTGGTGGCAGACACACAGGAGTATATTATCAAG ActcaaacagaggaggaaatgCAGGAGGAAGTTACGCTCATTCAAGATGGACAAAATGAG GTGGGAAACCAGATCATGAAAGTGGTGCAGCAAATCGTCAGCCAGTCCCACGGCACGGGCAGCCACCAGATCATTGTGCGAAACGTGGCGGCGGACGAGGAGGGGACATCCATCTCCGACTGCGGCGACACCATCACCATCGCGACGCCGGAGAGCCTAACGGAGCAGGTGGCCATGACGCTCGCCTCGGCCATCAGCGACGGCACGCTGCTGGCCACGGCAGGTACCGTGGAGGAGGCAGAGGGGACCGTTACCATGGTTACCACAGAGGAAGCGATGGAGGAGGAATATGTCATCACATCCCCAGAGGAGGTGGAGATTCAGACTGTAATTGTATGA